TGCCATATAAGGTTGTTCTCCATACACATTCAGTTGATACAATTGCTATTACCTTATTGTCTAATTCATATAATTATTTAGATAAATTAATGAAGGATATTAATTGGAAATTTATACCTTATTTCAAACCAGGTATAACATTAGCTAAAGCAATTTCCAAGGAATTTCAAGACAATCCTAATCCTGCGAATGTTTTGGTTCTTGCCAATCATGGGTTGGTTGTAGGAGAAGAATCAATTCAAAAAGCGGAAGCATTGCATAAAGAAATCATCTCAAGATTAAAACAGAAACCTAGGAAGCAAATAACTCCAAATATACAAAAATTAAATTCAATAATTAAAAAAATCCCAAATTCAAGACTCCCCACTTTTGAAGTGATACATAGTTTAGCGACAGATCGACAAAGCTTTAAATATGTACAAAATAATTCTCCTTTTCCAGATCATTTAGTTTTTTGCGGGAGAAAGCCATTAATAATAAATAATGATTTCAGTTTTAAAGAAAATACATATGGAATTATTAAAGGACTAGGTGTGGTATTGTTCGAGGATTCGAATATTGCGACAGAGGAAATGCTTAAAGCTCAAGCAGAAGTCTTCTTGAGAATACCTGCAAACAAAAATATAAATTTTTTATCAGACAAAGATTGTGATGAAATCTTGAACTTAGAATCTGAAAAATATAGAAAGAAATTGTTTGTTTAAAAAAACATAAAAATGCAAATAATAATACCAATGTCAGGAAAAGGTGAGAGGTTTAAAAAAGCAGGTTATTCGAAGCCTAAACCTCTTATAGAAATAAACAATAAACCAATAATTGCTCACGTACTAGACATGTTCCCTGGAGAAAAAGATGTGACGTTTATATGTAATCGAGATCATATTGAGACAACCAATATGGAAGCTTTGCTAAATCATTATTGTCCAACAGGACGAGTTATTACAATCGAGCCGCATAAATCGGGTCCTGTTTTTGCTGTCTCTAAAATCTTTGATTTAATTGATGATAAAAAGCCTACAATTGTAAATTATTGTGATTTTAACTGTTATTGGAATTATGAATACTTTAAAAAATGGCTTTTGAAATTAAATCCGGATGGATGTATTCCTGCTTATAAAGGATTTCATCCGCATTCACTAGCTGGAAATAATTATGCCTTTATTAGAGAGAAGAACGGATGGATGACAAAAATACAGGAAAAAAAACCATTTACGAATGATAAGTTAAATGAATTTGCTTCTAGTGGAACCTATTACTTCGCAAACGGGAAAATACTAAAAGATTTTTTTAAAAAAACCATTGATTCAAATTTGAAAGTGAATAACGAATATTATTGCAGTGTTGTTTATAATTTAATGGTTAAAGAGAGTTTAAAAGTAGCTATATTTGAACTGCAGCATTTTATGCAATGGGGAACCCCAGATGACCTAAATGAATATTTAAGATGGTCTAATGGATTTACCGCATTAGCGAATTACAAAAACTCAAAAACTATTTTTCAATCCTCGACTCTAATTCCAATGGCAGGGAAAGGGAGTCGTTTTAAAAAAGAAAACTATAAATTATCTAAACCTTTAATACCGATATCGGGAATGCCAATGGTTATTCAGGCAGTAAAAAGCCTCCCAAAAACGAATACATACTCTTTCATTGCTTTAGAAAATTTATTTAATAAAAATGATTTAAAAAAAGTATTAAATTCTAATTTTGAAAATATTAGAATTAAATTATTAAATAAAATAACTGATGGACAGTGTTCAACATGTTTAAGTGCGATAAAAGAAATCCCCTCTCAGCAACCACTCACTATTAGTGCTTGTGATCATGGCGTCATATTTAAGAATCAAAAATTTCATAAAATGTTTAGTGATAAAAATATAGACA
This region of Prochlorococcus sp. MIT 0604 genomic DNA includes:
- a CDS encoding class II aldolase/adducin family protein — protein: MFSEIFKLKELSTKLGNDLSLIQASGGNTSIKLGGKLLVKASGKKLKNALNEDIFVSLDLIKIRNELAINKSKKELNFKNICGSSLRASIETSMHAIMPYKVVLHTHSVDTIAITLLSNSYNYLDKLMKDINWKFIPYFKPGITLAKAISKEFQDNPNPANVLVLANHGLVVGEESIQKAEALHKEIISRLKQKPRKQITPNIQKLNSIIKKIPNSRLPTFEVIHSLATDRQSFKYVQNNSPFPDHLVFCGRKPLIINNDFSFKENTYGIIKGLGVVLFEDSNIATEEMLKAQAEVFLRIPANKNINFLSDKDCDEILNLESEKYRKKLFV
- a CDS encoding sugar phosphate nucleotidyltransferase, with product MQIIIPMSGKGERFKKAGYSKPKPLIEINNKPIIAHVLDMFPGEKDVTFICNRDHIETTNMEALLNHYCPTGRVITIEPHKSGPVFAVSKIFDLIDDKKPTIVNYCDFNCYWNYEYFKKWLLKLNPDGCIPAYKGFHPHSLAGNNYAFIREKNGWMTKIQEKKPFTNDKLNEFASSGTYYFANGKILKDFFKKTIDSNLKVNNEYYCSVVYNLMVKESLKVAIFELQHFMQWGTPDDLNEYLRWSNGFTALANYKNSKTIFQSSTLIPMAGKGSRFKKENYKLSKPLIPISGMPMVIQAVKSLPKTNTYSFIALENLFNKNDLKKVLNSNFENIRIKLLNKITDGQCSTCLSAIKEIPSQQPLTISACDHGVIFKNQKFHKMFSDKNIDIIVWVTRSHPEAIRRPEMFGWVQESNNKINKISVKKPLGNPKKDPILIGTFTFKKASIFKECAQNLIDRNGRVNGEFYVDSCINDALLLGYKCHVFDVDHYFSWGTPNELRTFEYWQSCFHKWKSHEYSWSRDPWKDNLTNVFEPEHLKEINPKLPLFNNAKK